From the Entomomonas sp. E2T0 genome, one window contains:
- a CDS encoding FimV/HubP family polar landmark protein produces the protein MVKVHKLVAAIATTITLSTTSAYALNMGEISWKSSYGQPLNARIELSDAAGLRAADIKPSLASPDDFAKSGLDRTSELSNLTFKTVLSANGKGYIQISSTKPVKEPYLNFLLDVNWQGNKISREYTILMDLPASGNTNTAATKPVASQVSTPKPVSQSTIAGETYLTVRGDTLWSVAEKLSDNNSSAAKTATAIYKKNPKAFINGSANHLLAGYTLKVPTSKEINAISVAEATTLLQSTKSATAAAATPAKTDVTPTKPAVVDNKQTEQLQSQLENSKQALDNARQENDDLSTQLEQLQAEINRLEELSKQKDSQIEEAKTKLEQPATKPVVIDEPTADEKAAEEVAAQKAAQEEVTKKAAEEAAAKKAAQEEAAKKAAEEAAAKKAAQEEAAKKAAEEAAAKKAAQQSKPIAPVKQQDTTPEPSFISSLLGNQLLLMAGGGVLLIICIVALLLRRKKAANDDATVVDLSNVTLDDDDLNDPEQTDTAAVSSNGSQPSTSPLSQLGEGMGIIDKADIYLAYNHYDEAKDLLINALQDDPTNTEYRLKLMEVYAEQGDVGNFETEEQELILLDPLAQHKIDSLKEKYPTLASAQFNFSSPATVTPTAFEESPQFTSFETPEENTFGTSTSEEVSDLKEPEATEVSFDFDTLSTPTTQEIAEPEVEKEVIYEPDPTREVDESFELEKITPDSTELEKPIFGTNLDEDESFSSDSAIFDFEKEEAPQEEPKEEEFKFDLGFNSASEPPLEITDTHTPHATSEETADEMDDIIEKDQVTTKLELVHAYIDMGDTEGAHDLLEEIIREGNDSQQAEAKSLLASIGGDNQSSTTDDFTATIEPPVLQENEVIKDEDPAISLIDSTVDTKTSLAELDLGFELPPEDEVSTKLELANAYIEMGDTSGAKDILEEVLKEGTAEQIQQAEQILATLK, from the coding sequence ATGGTAAAAGTTCATAAGTTGGTTGCTGCTATTGCTACTACCATTACTTTATCTACAACAAGTGCATATGCTCTAAATATGGGAGAGATTTCTTGGAAATCATCCTATGGTCAGCCATTAAATGCCAGAATCGAACTATCTGATGCGGCAGGTTTAAGAGCAGCAGATATCAAACCAAGCTTAGCAAGCCCTGATGATTTTGCTAAATCTGGTCTGGATCGTACGTCTGAACTTTCCAACCTAACTTTTAAAACAGTTCTTAGCGCGAATGGTAAAGGCTATATTCAAATAAGCTCTACCAAACCAGTAAAAGAACCTTATCTTAACTTTTTACTTGATGTAAATTGGCAAGGTAATAAAATTTCCAGAGAATATACTATTCTAATGGATCTCCCAGCTTCTGGTAATACTAATACTGCTGCCACTAAACCAGTTGCCAGCCAAGTAAGTACACCAAAACCAGTTTCTCAATCCACCATTGCTGGTGAAACTTACTTAACAGTACGTGGTGATACCCTTTGGTCTGTTGCTGAAAAGCTAAGTGATAATAATAGCTCTGCTGCTAAAACTGCTACAGCCATTTATAAGAAAAATCCTAAAGCATTTATTAATGGTAGTGCTAACCACTTATTAGCTGGTTATACATTAAAAGTACCTACTAGCAAAGAAATAAATGCTATTTCAGTGGCTGAAGCAACTACTTTACTACAATCAACTAAATCAGCAACAGCTGCAGCTGCTACTCCAGCAAAAACAGATGTTACTCCTACTAAACCAGCAGTAGTAGATAATAAACAAACTGAACAGTTACAAAGCCAATTAGAAAACTCTAAACAAGCACTTGATAATGCACGTCAAGAAAATGATGATCTAAGCACTCAGTTAGAACAACTGCAAGCAGAAATCAATCGTTTAGAAGAACTTTCTAAACAAAAAGACTCTCAAATAGAAGAAGCCAAAACAAAATTAGAACAACCAGCTACTAAACCAGTTGTTATTGATGAACCAACAGCTGACGAAAAGGCTGCTGAAGAAGTTGCTGCACAAAAAGCTGCCCAAGAAGAAGTTACTAAAAAAGCCGCTGAGGAAGCTGCTGCTAAAAAAGCTGCCCAAGAAGAAGCTGCTAAAAAAGCCGCTGAGGAAGCTGCTGCTAAAAAAGCTGCCCAAGAAGAAGCTGCTAAAAAAGCCGCTGAGGAAGCTGCTGCTAAAAAAGCTGCTCAGCAATCTAAACCAATTGCTCCAGTTAAACAACAAGATACAACACCAGAACCATCATTCATTTCATCACTTCTTGGTAACCAACTACTATTAATGGCTGGTGGTGGTGTTCTATTAATTATCTGTATAGTTGCCTTATTATTACGTCGTAAAAAAGCTGCCAATGACGATGCCACTGTAGTAGATTTAAGTAATGTTACACTAGATGATGATGACTTAAACGATCCAGAACAAACTGATACAGCCGCTGTTTCTAGCAATGGCTCGCAACCATCAACCAGCCCACTTTCTCAACTAGGTGAAGGAATGGGTATTATTGATAAAGCTGATATCTACTTAGCTTATAATCATTATGATGAAGCAAAAGACTTATTAATTAATGCACTACAAGATGATCCTACTAATACTGAATATCGTCTAAAATTAATGGAAGTTTATGCAGAACAAGGCGACGTAGGTAATTTCGAAACTGAAGAACAAGAACTAATTTTGTTAGACCCTCTTGCTCAACATAAAATAGATAGCTTAAAAGAAAAATACCCAACACTTGCAAGTGCACAATTTAACTTTTCTTCTCCAGCGACAGTAACTCCAACTGCTTTTGAAGAATCTCCACAATTTACTAGTTTTGAAACACCAGAAGAAAATACTTTTGGCACCTCTACTTCAGAAGAAGTATCAGATCTTAAAGAACCTGAAGCAACCGAAGTTAGTTTTGATTTTGATACTCTGTCTACTCCTACTACACAAGAAATTGCTGAACCTGAAGTAGAGAAAGAAGTAATTTATGAACCAGATCCAACTCGCGAAGTAGATGAGAGTTTTGAGTTAGAAAAGATAACACCTGACTCTACTGAGTTAGAAAAACCAATATTTGGAACAAACTTAGATGAAGATGAAAGTTTTAGTTCCGACTCAGCTATCTTTGACTTTGAAAAAGAAGAGGCACCACAAGAAGAACCTAAAGAAGAAGAGTTTAAATTTGACTTAGGTTTTAACAGTGCTTCTGAACCTCCTTTAGAAATAACAGATACTCATACGCCTCATGCAACATCCGAAGAAACTGCTGATGAGATGGATGATATTATTGAAAAGGACCAAGTTACTACTAAATTAGAATTAGTCCATGCTTATATAGATATGGGTGATACTGAAGGCGCACACGATTTATTAGAAGAAATCATACGTGAAGGTAATGATAGCCAACAAGCTGAAGCAAAATCTTTATTAGCTTCTATTGGTGGTGACAATCAATCTTCAACAACAGATGATTTCACAGCGACTATAGAACCACCAGTTCTTCAAGAAAATGAAGTAATTAAGGATGAAGACCCTGCTATCTCCTTAATTGATTCAACAGTCGATACTAAGACCTCGCTTGCCGAGTTAGACCTTGGTTTTGAACTGCCACCTGAAGATGAAGTATCTACTAAATTAGAACTAGCTAATGCTTATATTGAAATGGGTGATACTAGTGGCGCTAAAGATATTTTAGAAGAAGTCCTAAAAGAAGGTACTGCTGAACAAATACAACAAGCAGAACAGATCTTAGCCACACTTAAATAA